GGCCTTTAGGGCATTTGCAGGAGTACTGGACCaatttaataaacagcaaattataaACCAAAATACAATGTTACTCTAAacaccagtggttttcaaacttgtTCCTACGGGACCCACATTTTGCATGTTTCGCTAATTTACACATCttattcagatcatcagctcattaggaaagagctccatgaactcaaatgagtgtgtcagataagggagacatgcaaaatgtgcagagagCAGTAGGATTGAAACCCACTGCTATACCCCAAAGCAAATGTTAATAAAGTTCAGCTAATTATTTCAGTGTCCTACCAACAACATGTTTTCAAAAAAGTGGATAAATGTTGAAAGATATGTTCATTGTACTGTTTACAACACTTTGTACAGCAATGTAGCATGCCTGCAACAAAAATGCAACATTGTGAAATAATTTATGGGAGGAACCGGAACAATAAGTGTTTACATAACAACAGTGTGTTCACACCTCACAAAACTAAATGATGAACCATCATCATCTTGCAATTGTGTATGGTAAATTTTAATACCTTGTCGTTAATTCCTTGTACAACCGTTATCTCCAGACAGTCCTTGAATTACACCGATTTCTATAGGTTAGAGTTACGCCAATAGGCGGTGATCACTGAGGCACTAAACACCCCCTCTACTGTAGgcctttacatttttaaaggggtcatatgatgttgctaaaaagaacattatgttgtgtattttgtgtaatgaaatgtgtatatactgtgtaagTTTAGTCAAAGTTGGAAagttgcaaagttggaactgaggAACGGACAGCAACCTAGAGTGATGTCGGGCTGAGTGAGCGGTGGCTGGAGGTCTTGAGAACTGCGCGGCTGGTGGATTCAATGAAGGAGTGGCCGGCGGGTacccacatgtgacgaccccaggctggactccgctttgaccacagtgaaagccgatccggtgatTCACAGCACGaggttgatgtatttcctcaacGACCAGCACgtatcagctctaggcatgacgaagcggatatagttctcttttggaaggccaaacaaagtagtttcactttaacaatgaaacacacagcatctccacaacggcgggtgcagcagcaacaatactacagcaagaatcaaagttattacttctttctttgcgtgaacatttgggaggagttatgcaaatcttcccacatcgtgaagtagacatgtgggggcgtgttaaaaCTAGCCATTTTAGGTatagtggttgactcttaacttttataaagaatatctttggtTATTCGAAATGCACTTAGTACGGATGCGCTTTTTAATGTGAACACACTCCTCAcattatttatactacaaaatggagaaagaaaaaaaaaacgttcaaaaCACTGATCCATTAAGGAATTCCGCTACTGTAACGTTACTGGATTTATCAAATGCGCAAATAGGTAATTACTGCTATCTAGActaaagactgcagtaatggagatgtttgaaatgtttcaaaatgtattcaattcattaaaacttcaaaataacatatgtatattttatcctataaatctaaattaatttctttgtcTTATCAACCCCGAGGTAGgctatatatgaagagttcagatgcaaagctcaaagtgccatttgaaattttcatCTATAATGggcatttttatcaggcttcaTATGTGTAGGTTCGgcaatttcactttaatggcaatgaataggttattttcattgccattaaagtgaattaacttacataaacataggagcctgagaaaaaatgctaattttagaagaaaatttcagactgCACTTAgaagcttttgcatctgaactgtTCATTTGTTCTTTAATTATTCAGTATTTTCTAATTCCTTTTGTTATTGTAACTACATATagtagaagagagaaaaaaaaaatctgaaatgcttTACATAGACCTTATAGACCTAATTTTTGGCCATAGTTTCAAAAATAATGGAACAGCAGTGCCACCATCCGTCCAAGCATATTACACAGAAGAGTTGCAAGTCCGACTAGTGGAAGAAATTTGTGCTGAGACAATGTAGAGACGCCAGTCGTTTGAAGGCTGCGTGGGATTCACTGCGTGAGACTCAACTCTGTCAAGATTTTTTTATCCGAACGATTACTTTGGAAATAGAAGCATATACTTTAAGTAAAAAATCTGCTTCTAACATTTATAGCCATATTTCCGcctgacagcaaatgcaatgatcagatttattgtactttttgttGAGTTGTGCATCATTTGTCTGTCTCTAGGTGATTACAACGAGGGTAAGAGATCTTTATATTCTCTTTATTTATGAAACTGTAATATTCTCTTGTTTGAACGGTGTTAAGTTAATTTTGTAAAGCAAAGTACATCATTTAAGCTTTCTCAACCGTTCAGCTGTTTACATTTGCACTGAAGTTACGGACTATCAGGTCTTAGTGGAGAAATGGAgattttgttttagcttttagaaattatttgaaaatcaaaacctTCATAAATAATAGTATGAAGGCTAAAGTGACAGACTAAACTTTTAAACATGTTCTTTAATTTAGCGTCTTTTTCCTCCAGCTATTGATTCTCAGAACCCCAGTCATTCAGTGGCGCACTAGTTTGTCTTGCAAGAttctgattcaaatgattcagacTCCAGGGGAATAAGTCACGTACATTTGGCCAAAGGAGTAGTTTCATAGACATAAACATACAATATTTCATCTATTAAGCATTTAATGTCCCTAAAGACATATTATTAACACGTTTACCATTTGATGAATTATGTCCATACCTTCTAAACAGTTGAAATTATAACCCAGTGACTCAATGACTTGAGTGTGAGCTTACCATTTGTGACAGAGACCTAATTTGACCTTTTTAGAGGAACAACTTTACCCGTGTCATGTTTGGGTCGaaatccaaacaaacaaataagcaagAAATATCTTGTCATGCACTGTATCAGCTATACAAGTGAACTGATTGACTGCTCATgggaatgtaaatattttgtgtgattaaaaaagAGTAAAGTGGTTTGGCTTTCGGCACAGTTCCAAATAGTTTGTGAAAATGAGAACAACATTTTCCTCACACAAACTGGAAAGCTTTCCCTTGAGGAGAGCTACATAATGTTTTCCAGGTAGTGTACAGCAGTGTGGGTATTGACAAATGTTGAGTCACAGTCTTGGTATGTTACAGCTCTGTAGACAGCTGCAGTCACTCTCTATCAGTAAAAAtcctgcatttatatatttaatgtatttaaaaagtctGCACATCTGTCCATGGTGTTTCCTTGCCTAAATCTCAAGACTCTGGGATAAACTCCAGCATCCCCCGACCCTACATAGGTCAAACGCTTTGTAAATTGGATGGATATTTAAAATGAGATCCCTCTAGGCCTGGCAACATCTTTGCATACGGTTATCCTCTTTCCATATCATTGGCGTAGATTCAGATATTCTTGTGCTTAGACATGTCTCAATCTTTTACTTAGAAGGAAATGGTTAGTTGTAAGAATATATTCCGTGACTCAATAAGTATCCATCCATTTGTCTATGGCTGCTTGTTCTATGTACAGTCACTGGATTCTATCCCAGCATGACTACGGATGAAGGCATGGAAACACGCTAGACAGGTAACCAGCTGCCAGTTATTAGGTGAACTTCAGCTTAGAAAATTAgtgaaatgtaaaacttttttcatGCATggaaaagtactaaaataacactgagccactccaatatatttattacatagaACCTCCTCCTGGTGAGACAGTCTctacaaaattattttcaaagatCCTAATCCAGTAAACATGGACTTGAAAACCCTGACTTGGCtggattttcagttttgtgtgtaaACAGCAGCACCTTTTGGCATTGGTTAAAACAATTCTGACCTAGATTTCAGCTGACATTCTGTACAGTATTGAACTTTTTAAGCTGCCTTTAGGGATATTCTCTTAATATTTTTCCTGAAATTATCCTTCTATTTTAGGGAAAGCTCATGGTTTTAAACAATGAGTTTCACAGAAGttttacagtagtcaacatttgaagtggatcaaaaaagttgatCAAAGTTGTCCCAAGACAAGAACGCAtataggacaactttgatgaaaggttttgatccacttcaaatgttgagtactgtatgtatgtgaaacCGGAAAAACGTGTGTGAGTGGAAAGAATGATGATGGTGGTTGTGCTGCTTGGAAACAAAAATGGGTGGTTGGGGATCTTTTTCTCTACTGCTGAGGCTGCAGGATACTAATGATGCAGCTGATTTGCTGCTATGATGTGCCGGCCAATATTTTGACtcagtttttttgaaaaaatacttttagaagacttttttttctgatatcaAAGCTTGagattttattatatgtttgctCTTAGGCTCAACGTCTTCTTACAATGACACCAATGAAGTTGTGCATGAGGACGAGACTTACTACACCCCTCAGTTGGACTACAAACGTAAATATGTGCACTAATTATAAAATATGACTAACTGCAAAATGCTACAGCTACTTTAAAACCATTCTGCCATCAGATCCACAGTGGTGTCATGTACTTAAGCTGTCCAATGGGGAAGTGTCCTGTTCTTCTCCTCGAGGCGGGCACCACCGGGGCTCGCTTGGAACTCGCTGTTTGCTCTCCTGTGTTCGAGGATATAAACGGCTGGGACCATCGTCTGTGCAGTGCATGCCCAACCGCCGCTGGTCTGGATCCGCTATTTGTCGAAGTAAGTGCACTTAAAAAGTGTCATAAAACTAATTCTTTGATTCAGTAACAAACATGTATTTGGCAGCTGCTGCAGAGTACCTTACTTGAACCATGTGTTTATATTATGATTGAATCTTAGAGATACGCTGCCATGTTCTGCCTCTGATTGACTACGGTATGTACAGTTGCACCCGTGGTTTCGTGGTAGACTCCAGGTGTGACTACACCTGCTATGAAGGCTACCAGATTGAGGGAGATCGCTACCGGATGTGCCAAGAAGAGGGAACATGGAGTGGCACAGAACCGACGTGTGCAGGTACATTTGCAAATCTAGTCTAATGTATTAGACAGAAGCCATTATGTCATTATCTATTAAATCAAAAAGAATTTGTAACATTGAATAAAAATTGCATCATTTCAGATCATGACCCCCCCAAACTGAAATGTCCTTTGTCCAGAGTGAAGATAGCAGAACCAGGAAAACTAACTGCCATGGTTTCATGGGATCGTCCCGTTGCTAAAGATACCGCTGACAGAGCACTTCAGTATGTGCATCACATTTTATGAAAGCCATCCAACTTCCTCTGTGTCCAAGAAGCAACCTGTAAACTGCATTTTTGTGTCATCCTTTATCAGGGTCTTGCGAAATGGGCTGGAGTCTGGATCTGACTTTCCTGAAGGAATACATGTAATTCGATATAAAGTCTCTGACCAGGCTCGCAACACAGCCACATGCAAGTTTACAGTGCATGTTGAAGGTGAAGCCAGTATACAATTTGGATTAGCTTCTACTATCGAAGTGCTGAAgagaaagttcactcaaaaatgaaaaccgtgtcatcatttactcacctttgttATTTCAGATTCCTGTGGAACATAaatattggaccccactgacttagTTGCATTTCTTTtgcattcaacagaagaaataaaagacatgagagtgaaagtgaaagtgaaagtgacgtgacattcagccaagtatggtgacccatactcagaattcgtgctctgcatttaacccatccgaagcgcacacaaacagagcagtgaacacacacacacacacacacacacactgtgaacacacccggagcagtgggcagccattttatgctgcggcgcccagggagcagttgggggttcgatgccttgctcaagggcacctaagtcatggtattaaaggtggagagagaactgtacatgcactccccccacccacaattcctgccggcccgagactcaaactcacaacccagacatgagtaaatgattacagaattaatttttttttgggaaccACTAAATATCTTTtgcattcaacagaagaaataaagccatgagtaaatgattacagaattaaaatatttttgggaaCCATGCCTTTAACAGTAACTAACATTATTAATATGTGACTTAAGGTTTTAACTTCCTTCTCTAGATCCAGTCAGTTGTACTATACAGTGGTTTATAATATGCCTTAAACCGAAATGTTCTTTCCCTCAGTGAGAcgatgcccaaagctaaagccgcCTATGCATGGCTATCTGACATGCTCATCTGATGGCAATAATTTTGGGGCTGTATGTGAATACCATTG
The Cyprinus carpio isolate SPL01 chromosome B14, ASM1834038v1, whole genome shotgun sequence DNA segment above includes these coding regions:
- the LOC109049232 gene encoding sushi repeat-containing protein SRPX2-like, producing MIRFIVLFVELCIICLSLGDYNEGSTSSYNDTNEVVHEDETYYTPQLDYKHPQWCHVLKLSNGEVSCSSPRGGHHRGSLGTRCLLSCVRGYKRLGPSSVQCMPNRRWSGSAICRKIRCHVLPLIDYGMYSCTRGFVVDSRCDYTCYEGYQIEGDRYRMCQEEGTWSGTEPTCADHDPPKLKCPLSRVKIAEPGKLTAMVSWDRPVAKDTADRALQVLRNGLESGSDFPEGIHVIRYKVSDQARNTATCKFTVHVEVRRCPKLKPPMHGYLTCSSDGNNFGAVCEYHCDPGFERTGFATRVCQLNRSWSDEAAQCVLMAIKTDVRSAGALLDQFYEKRRLLVVSTPDNANQKYRLQNIMLQKAECGLDLRHVTVIELLGTSPRAVGRIKEQRIDPEVVEGLRQALYISTAYFTMVLLDEYGVDRERFVNPTTSDELYSYVDEYLLTEEQLERLAMNRDFCD